The Elaeis guineensis isolate ETL-2024a chromosome 3, EG11, whole genome shotgun sequence region AAACCACCATTTCATATTACTAGAGTTTGAATACTTAAAGACTATACAATTTCATAAGAGTCTTGTTagcataagttttttttttcttttttttttaatataaaatctgCTTTGAACAATGCAAAAAGAGAAAAACTCAAGAAGACGTCTTTTTGTTTCTCTTCCTTGTTCTTTTCGGCTTTGTTTTTAAGAACAGAAAATAGAAATGGGCGTGCAAGTGAACAAGTCTTTGGTTAATAATGTCATCATTTCTCATCAATATCAACAAACAATGTCAGATAGTCATAAGAATTTGATGGGCCATTTTCTGGCCGATGTCAAAATGTGCCATACATTTGAGTATGTTGCAAAACTGGAAAGGATAAAGTGACAATTGAGTTTGCAACAAACAAGAATGAAGTGATGGAGAACCAAATGAAATGCTATTGGCATAAAAACCTTGACATGAAGGGATTTTGGGGAAGGAGAAACATGTTTTTGATAGATTCATGAAGAGAATGGAGGACCTAAGGTAACATAGATAGGAGTTGTGGAAAAAGATATGGAAAGCTTGAAATAACATTAGAGATAGCCATGAATAGGAATGTTGGTAAATGAGGATCCATAAAGCTGATCCAATTCCCCTCAATAATAGGAGATCCATGCTTTGCATTTTTGAAGCTCATTggaatttatttgatttaatagATCTTGTTTCAGGTTGCAACATCAATATCATTTCCATTATCTATATGTTTTCCTAATAAATCACATGCAAGACACATCTTTAAGGTTTGGCACCATGCTTTCATTGGTGTCACTAGGGGTGGACGTGTGCTGCTCAAATTTTGGCTGGTCTGATATGATATGATGTGTAGCTGTGTACTGCTCAAATTTTGGCTGTcatgtgcactagatgcaataTTTTAGTCCTTGGTGTCACATTACTAACTTTTTGGTGACTCCTCTTGGCCTCTATATctgtgtatatgtatgcatgcatttagCTGACACTCTATGCTTGCTTCAAACACTTGTCCCTAACGCACTCAACAAGCCATATGCTTAtaactttttttttgtttattatgAAGTACATAATCTTTTCTGTTAGAATCCACTGTTTTGCACATCTAATTGGTTAATGGTCTCAGGTTTGAGAACATCACATTCTGGAGGACAAAGTATGCAGCTGAGCAGCATTCAAGCATGGAGCATAGTACTGGGTTGATCCAAGTTATTATATTTGAAGCATCTGATCGGGATAATATTGGTGGATCTGCTTATGGTGGACAAAGATCTATATGTTGTACCCCTGATCTTGCTAAGCTTGAGGATTGCAAGCAAGGCGAAGTCATAAAGAGACCATCATCTGTAGATTTGAACTGGCCTGTTGTAATAAGTGTACACTTTAGTGCAAATTATCTATCAACAGTATTGAAAGCCAAGGATATAAATATAACAAAGACTGGAATGTATAACTTGTTCTTTATCTCTTGTGACCCAAAGTTGAGAGGACTCTCAGTGAGTGGAAAAACAATCTGGAAAAACCCTGGTGGTTACTTGCCGGGGAGGATGGCTCCCTCAATGAGATTCTACATATTCATGTCAATGGCATATTTGCTGCTAAGTATCATTTGGTTTGCTCAGTATGTAAGGTTTTGGAAGGATATACTGCCATTACAGAACTGTATCACCCTAGTTATTGCTCTTGGCTTGTTTGAAATGACTCTATGGTACTTTGAATATTTGAATTTTAATAACACTGGCATGAGGCCTGTTGGAATAACAACTTGGGTGGTGACTGTTGGAGCTGTTAGAAAAACAGTTTCGCGTCTACTTATACTTTCTGTTTCAATGGGATATGGTGTTGTCCGGCCAACTCTTGGAGGTCTTACCTCAAAGGTGCTTCTTCTCGGAATAACCTATTTTTTGGCATCAGAGTTACTGGATATTGCAGAAAATGTTGGAACCATTAATGACATTTCAGGCAAAGCTAGGCTTTTCCTCGTCCTTCCTGATGCATTCTTGGATGCTTTCATAATACTCTGGATTTTTACCTCTCTTTCTCGGACGCTGGAAAAGCTACAGGTATATAAAACTAAACCTGAATATAGAGTTTCATCAGTTGCAGTGCTAGACTACATTAGTATGATTTTGAAAATTCTGTTAACTTACTCTTTTGTCAGTTTCTTATGCCAAGGGCACTATGTTCTAACATGGTTTAAGTGTGAAACCTTTTAGGCAAGGAGAAGTTCTGTGAAGTTGGACATATACAGGAAGTTTACTAATGCATTGGCAATTGCTGTGATCGCTTCCGTTGCTTGGATTGGATATGAGGTAGAAAAGCAACTTCTAGTTAGCTTCAGTAACAGTATTATTTGTAGATCATAGATTCATACTGCAAGTCTTCTTGCATCATTATCAAGCTTTCTTCATCTGTCTATTAACTCAGTATGTTGCTTTACCCTTTAACCTAGGAACTAAATATGCATGtggaaacaagaaaaagaaagaaaggaaacatTCATTCCTCATGTCTGCAAAAAGCAAGATAATatgtttttctcttttctttcatcaTGAAATTTGCTTTACTTGAAATTGTTATGCCTTTTTAGTATTTCCTTTTGCAATACCTTGTCTGCAAAAATAGATATTTTACTAAAAGTATCTCTTCACCTACCAtgcataaaatagatattttactaaaaataaagcaATATGAAAGCTTACTCAAAATGTGAGGAGTGGTATGTATGTTTCACATATGTATATGCATAAGGGaactataaaataattatatagtaTTACTAGGTTTATGAAAGAGCATCATGATGATTAGCAGCTACTCACTTTGATCATTGGAAACATATAATTAATTGCAGCATTTCATAGAGATTACTGTAACTTTCATTTAGTTTCTCTGATTGCTGATGATTTGACTCATTATTGGATCATGCAGTCTTGTATGTCTTTCTTATAGACTGAACGTTGTGTTACTATGGTTCTTATCCCTCAAATATGGTGTTTGGATTTGTATGGGTATCAATGCTTGTGTAGATATTTGGGATTGTTCTAGACAAATCCTAAGTATATAGCAAAAAATCATACAATCTAGCTAACCGGTTATCAATACCTTTAGCCTACTACAGTACTGGAACatatttaagaaaaagaaaaaaacatatTTAAAAATTGAAAGCGGCATGTTAGGGAGAGAGAGGGGCATGACTTATGGTTGCAAAGTTTGATGGAGCATTTTGTCCCCGAACATTTTTATGAGAATCCTTTTCATAGTTGGCGTTGTTGTTTGTAGATTGTTTGCAACTTATTTCTATAGTATTTTTATTTCGTGAGGAACATATAGATATTATATTTGATAGCGGTAAGGTTCGCTATGTTGGTATTAGATCCTGGACCAGTCGGCCAGTGGCATGGTTTGGTATGCACCCATACCATTCAGTGCCAGGCCCGAATCAACATAGCAGAGAAGGTGGGAGAGGGGGGGTGGCGGagggggggagggagagagagagagatggtgaaGGATGGTGGAGGTGATGGAGCACGGCTCAACATGATGGCGAGGGCAGAGGATAGGA contains the following coding sequences:
- the LOC105041322 gene encoding uncharacterized protein — translated: MEISAILSFLLLLLATALTDLRRVDGSIHTYDHEPFKEVGNAFLLSGGSEGIVASDPAAAKISPGIDDGRSYIRFENITFWRTKYAAEQHSSMEHSTGLIQVIIFEASDRDNIGGSAYGGQRSICCTPDLAKLEDCKQGEVIKRPSSVDLNWPVVISVHFSANYLSTVLKAKDINITKTGMYNLFFISCDPKLRGLSVSGKTIWKNPGGYLPGRMAPSMRFYIFMSMAYLLLSIIWFAQYVRFWKDILPLQNCITLVIALGLFEMTLWYFEYLNFNNTGMRPVGITTWVVTVGAVRKTVSRLLILSVSMGYGVVRPTLGGLTSKVLLLGITYFLASELLDIAENVGTINDISGKARLFLVLPDAFLDAFIILWIFTSLSRTLEKLQARRSSVKLDIYRKFTNALAIAVIASVAWIGYEVYFKATDPYSERWQSAWIITAFWDILSFALLCVVCYLWAPSQSSQRYAYSGETGEDDDEEAQSLTKGTSDGDLGMVKLDKKERSAGHTDAFSLEDEVEEDKRE